Proteins from one Homalodisca vitripennis isolate AUS2020 chromosome 3, UT_GWSS_2.1, whole genome shotgun sequence genomic window:
- the LOC124358164 gene encoding zinc finger MYM-type protein 1-like, with product MSDGRKRLSGAEYKKRAKKKLEEQERVLKQTKRLDLFFKTPGEQEIAPVLEGPALDDSVDETAGQLDDNVSAGPSCSNPPANLASLNEDIIIPHEIATESLSLELLSPCCSSEDPAFWVLNDATRDSIAKNGFKQNIDLDFSNSVREYKDQKRYLSKSLFQRTLKNGEVQDRKWMVFSKSKGSVYCGPCLAFNFKEKSQFDCKDGFNDWKNGESRASHHENSPIHKSAIITLKSREIALKRVGSMLTEQLDKETNYWKKILARVAVKALTSRGLALRGDDEIFGSNRNGNFLMALELISEFDPFLATHIEKYVDSTPDMSHVDQLILAVRYVLNDGVPCERFLTFIPSVGHTAEGMFKSVMRELGNLEINIDDCRGQSYDNASNMSGTYNGLQAKIKSKSPLALFIPCAAHSLNLVGSSAAESCEEACRFFMLLQELYVFFTSSTKRWECLIGVMEDSYQNNKTIKRVCPTRWSARDDACQSLRESWDEVYKALTTISKDPTEKATTRCEAQGIARNLERFETAFMVCFWSTALHRIHKVSKTIQSGTVDVLLVRDLYGSLEEYFVSERNNFSYFEELGMKITKTETYDSYEKDTSRQTKRKVWPDETRSEEVNLTGRDDLRINTFLPILDSFICEFKRRKVAYSDFVDKFYFLTQLCDSKTDINITEEELRNKATKLHQIYQNDLDSDFIEECIHFQKHCAVGMDNPSDKTLEGISTFLRKNSLHDVYPNLDIAVRINSAKGRMSVIPWRDMTISILAMYKRSIIPNFK from the exons ATGAGTGATGGACGGAAGAGGCTTAGCGGTGCGGAGTACAAGAAACGGGCGAAGAAGAAACTCGAAGAACAAGAACGTGTATTGAAACAAACCAAAAGGCTAGATTTGTTCTTTAAGACGCCAGGAGAACAAGAGATTGCACCAGTACTTGAAGGACCTGCACTTGACGATTCCGTTGACGAGACGGCCGGCCAGCTGGACGACAATGTTTCAGCTGGGCCAAGCTGCTCAAATCCACCAGCTAATCTAGCAAGTTTAAACGAAGACATCATCATACCTCACGAGATCGCCACTGAAAGCCTTTCGTTGGAGCTGCTGTCACCCTGCTGTTCCAGCGAAGATCCAGCTTTCTGGGTTTTGAATGATGCAACTCGAGATTCAATCGCAAAAAATGGGTTCAAACAAAATATCGACCTGGATTTCTCAAACAGCGTCAGAGAATACAAGGATCAAAAACGATATTTATCCAAATCTCTGTTTCAACGAACATTGAAAAATGGAGAGGTTCAGGACAGAAAGTGGATGGTATTCTCAAAAAGCAAGGGTTCTGTTTATTGTGGCCCTTGTTTGGCATTCAATTTCAAAGAGAAATCCCAGTTTGATTGTAAAGACGGATTCAACGACTGGAAAAATGGTGAAAGTCGGGCCAGTCATCACGAAAACTCACCAATTCACAAGTCGGCAATCATTACTCTAAAATCACGAGAAATTGCTCTGAAACGTGTTGGCAGTATGTTAACTGAGCAGCTAGACAAAGAAACCAATTATTGGAAAAAGATTTTGGCCAGGGTTGCCGTTAAGGCCTTGACATCAAGAGGCCTTGCATTAAGAGGCGATGATGAAATCTTTGGATCaaacagaaatggaaattttcttaTGGCTTTAGAGCTTATCTCAGAATTCGACCCTTTTTTAGCTACTCACATTGAAAAATATG TTGATTCAACCCCAGACATGTCTCATGTAGACCAGTTGATTCTTGCAGTCAGGTATGTTTTAAATGACGGTGTACCCTGTGAACGATTTCTTACCTTCATCCCGTCAGTTGGACATACCGCAGAGGGTATGTTTAAAAGTGTGATGAGAGAACTAGGAAATCTGGAAATAAACATTGATGACTGCCGAGGCCAATCGTACGATAATGCCTCAAATATGTCGGGGACTTACAATGGTCTTCAGGCAAAGATAAAGAGCAAAAGTCCTTTAGCTCTATTCATCCCGTGTGCGGCTCATTCTTTAAATCTGGTCGGATCATCTGCTGCTGAATCTTGTGAAGAAGCGTGCAGATTCTTCATGTTGCTTCAAGaactttatgtgttttttacatcTTCTACAAAACGATGGGAGTGCCTGATAGGTGTAATGGAAGATTCTTATCAGAATAATAAGACTATAAAAAGGGTGTGTCCTACACGATGGTCGGCTAGGGATGATGCATGTCAGAGCTTGCGAGAGTCTTGGGACGAAGTGTACAAGGCTTTGACAACAATTTCAAAAGACCCAACAGAAAAGGCTACAACCAGATGTGAGGCTCAAGGAATCGCTCGGAATCTAGAACGTTTTGAGACTGCATTTATGGTATGCTTCTGGAGCACTGCCCTCCATAGAATTCACAAAGTCAGTAAAACTATACAAAGTGGAACCGTTGACGTTTTGTTAGTCAGGGATTTGTATGGTTCTCTAGAGGAATATTTTGTGTCAGAAAGaaacaacttttcttatttcGAGGAATTGGGTATGAAGATAACCAAAACTGAAACATACGATTCATACGAAAAAGACACAAGCAGACAAACCAAGCGAAAAGTCTGGCCAGACGAAACCCGGAGTGAAGAAGTCAACCTGACTGGCAGAGATGACTTGAGAATTAACACATTTCTTCCAATTCTAGACtcctttatttgtgaatttaagaGAAGAAAAGTGGCCTATAGTGACTTTGTAGATAAATTCTACTTCCTGACTCAATTGTGTGACAGCAAAACAGACATCAACATCACAGAAGAGGAACTAAGAAACAAGGCAACGAAACTtcatcaaatttatcaaaatgacTTAGATTCCGATTTTATTGAAGAGTGCATTCACTTCCAAAAACACTGTGCTGTGGGAATGGACAATCCCTCAGATAAAACGTTGGAAGGAATTTCTACCTTTTTGAGAAAGAACTCGTTGCATGATGTTTACCCTAACTTGGACATAGCAGTACGAATTA ACTCTGCTAAGGGTAGAATGAGTGTCATCCCCTGGAGGGACATGACCATCTCAATCTTGGCGATGTATAAAAGAAGTATCATTCCAAATTTCAAGTAA